From the Lathyrus oleraceus cultivar Zhongwan6 chromosome 3, CAAS_Psat_ZW6_1.0, whole genome shotgun sequence genome, the window ATCATGTACAAAAAATTGATTTAGATCAAATGCAATAGACACAACTGGaaaatgctgaaaaattgtgtgattcgaatcatgtacaatatttgattcgaatcaaatcaaGCAGAGGTGACCAgaagaaaatgatttgaatcaTGTGTAAAAAATGATTTGGATCAAATGGTCAGAAAATTCTAGTTtttcctttgtccaatttgatttgaatcataaAATATATATGATTTccatgattcgaatcaaacacATAAAATCTCAAATTCTCATAGTTTTAAAAGCACTTTGAGATTTTACTTTGAATCAAACTCAAATCAAAAACATAAAAGGTTTTCATTCCACTTTCTTATGCAATTAACCAAAAACATCATGATCAAGATCAAACCTATGGTCTATGCATGCtaaaaataaatcttttcagaCATGATTCTGAGAAGTTCAATCATGAATGAGACTCAATAATCGAAATTAAATCAAAGATGAAAGCATTAAGACAAACAACAAAATAATTGGATTGGGGTGTTTCCCCTGAATGAATTAGGGACATGCAACTATACCTTAAATGCTTTCGGCTATCAATATAGACATTGAAAATCTTATTGGCTTGGCACAAAGAAACCAAACCCCGACCGCAACCTCTTTTTTAGGTGGTGCGGGAAACCACGAAGATGTAAAATAATAGATTAACTAAGGTGGAATTGTCTTGCCCCTTAAACTCATGTCACTGCTGGAACTTCTTAACAAAGGCTCAATCGACTAGGGTGAAGTTGAGAGGGGCAATTTGTAAGTGCTCAACTTCAATCATTGGAACAAACACTCGTAGATGGGGATGGAACACCCCTTAACATGTTGCAAATCCTTCTATCAACATCAACAAGAGAAACATACCAATTGAAGGACGTGCCCACCTCCACGAAGGCATTTTTTATACTGGCAGTAGTGTGGAAGTTATAAGTCATTTCTGAGAATTCCAAGACCCACGGATACTAAGCATCATCTGATGCCTCCACCCAATCCTCTTGACACACCACGGTTGTTAGACTGCCACAAGAAAACAAATTGTTATCAAGACTCGCAGAATAATTGCAAAGTTCAAAAGGAACCCCCCTGGTTATCGCCCCAATGAACTTGATGGAGCAACTAGTCCAGCACTCTGCTTCGGTAGCCAAAGCAGCACCCAAATTTAAATAAGCTCGAGCGAGAAAAATAGAACGAGCAGTAGCCTCCCTAGCTCCAGGATCACTATCACCATATGCAAAATCCAAGTCAGATACAGGACTGTCATTGGGCGCGTTCGGACCGTAAACGGGGAGGGGGGGATTACTTCCAAAGGGTCAACGTAGAAAATCTCTATAATATAGGGGTGGTTAACCTCAAACGACGACGAAGAACCTCCATCGTCATAATAACCTAACTCTCCCATAGGAGCATTTCTCGGGTTAGCCAATGTGAAGAGAAGAAATGTATAATATTTTGCGTAAGGAGACTGAAGGATGCCCGAAGAAAAGAGAAGGATTTGAAAGTATCAAAACAGTGTGACAGTCCAAAACTCCAAAGCCCTAAATCGGCTAGGCCACGAAGAGAGTGAAGGTTGTTGGTGATCGATGAAGGAACAAGGTTGTGAAACGAAAGCGAATTCCAATAGGGACAATGGAAACGAAAATTGTCTTTGAAAATATAGGGGTCAGGCGAAACATATCAACAAACTAGAATGTGGGACAACAGGTAGATAAAAGGCAACAGTTAGATTTATGCATTGGGAACATAAATGTCTCTTAAGTGCACTCGAATTTGCTAGTCTGAGAAATAGGGGGCATGCACGTCGAATAGTACGAAGCAACACGGATACATACTCGCTTTCAATGCGCCTGTTGATCAATCTCATCGACCGGATTTGCCAAGTCTCACCCACAGGAAATTTGGTAAGGTCGCGTTGAAGAAACTTTTGAGAGACTTCTCGTTCAACACTTCACGGCAAGCTTTGGGGAAAAGTCTTCTTGGTAGGTCGAAGACTAAATATGAAGAGGCACATTACCGCTCCAAAGGAGATCCAACAACTCATTCAATCCAGAGATAAATACTTCCACACACGAGAGACCCAAGATATATTCATACTTTTCACAGTCTTCATCTATCCCTTTTCTTGATTACTATCAATAGCTTGAGCATTTGAGTATTAATCTTACACGTCGAACCCCCTATAATCCTAAGCAGAGACTTAGAACATCACACTAAAAATCCAACATCCTAGCTCAAGGATTTCATATTAAAAAAAGATATAACTAAATAATACACGTCAATGCATATAGCATTTTTTCACTTTCTATAATAAAAAAACAATTATTAAtaggatttaattgaaatacactgacagtgtaaaggAATTTTACACCGTGAGTTAATCTTAGACAttggatattgaaataagtttgacttttattttaaaaatatataaagtaatacaaacgggtgatgatgatgaatcgacagtgtaaatctttttacactgacagtgcataatACTTAATCCCTTATTAATATATGTACATTTAATAATGACCTCTGAGTTGGCGGGttttcatcattttattattttttattaaactaattaatttaatattaatttaattaCTTAAATGGTCTAATAGAAGCATGAACGAACCGATGATAAATGATTTTAAAActtaaaagaaaaaaaacattGAGCATTTTTGTACACATTAGATAAATTCTTCTTTTTTTTGAAATATAGTGCTTGtttgttttagttttaaaaattatatttttaaatgatttttataaaaataatttttaaatgatttttgtaagaatatttttaaaatattataaattttttcattttcatttttttaattataaGACTAATTTTGAGACATGAAATatattattgaagatcaaaacaaAATAGAAtcatattttttcaaaaaaaaataattaaaaatttttttttaaaatatttgaaatagctttaaaataattaaatttttaaatttttgatattaatttttttaataaattgataaatcaaatttttataaaaaaaattgtaaaactttttatataaaaatatataatattataaaaattatttttaaaaaaataaataaataaacgGACCCCTTTTAGATAGAAGACCATTGCTTTTTTTTCTTTCCACTAAACTTAATCAGTTATTTTTTTTAATGTTGATATATTGAATGTTTTAAGAAGtataacaaaataaataatattacTTTGGTTAATAAATATGTTTTTTCTGTCTcttttaaaataaatttagaaaaaaatTCCTAAATATATGAAATATATTCAATATATATTATTAGTTACAAAATATTCACCTCATTTATATTTTGACTAAATATCTTACCACGAGCCAGCGCAACACAAAAAAGTAATTTATTGTGGGAAAGAACCTGATGACTTAAGTATTATATTGAATAGGATTATTAATATTTAATCATTTAGATTTGAAACAGTGTTATTTTCTCTTAATTCATCCATAGGAGTGTGTTATTTTTTTCTGTGCATAAGTATAACCATTGTTTGATGCGTGAGTCGTCATTAAGACAGTCACATGGTTGGTTGTATCATATTTTCGTTGCCTTCGTGACACTTCCAAATGGTTTGGTTTGGTAATATTATTGTCCATCTCCCATCCTGTGGGGTCAAATGCTTTTGTAATATTATAAACGGTCTAACCTTAACTCATCTCGTGTTACAATAAATACAATCAtgacaaatatatatatattcatcatCTTTCCACAAGTATACTTCATGTAACGAAATAGCATTAAAAATAATGCCTTTCATTGATGATGAGTGCATTATTTTATAGAAATAACAATAGTAATTGGCTTTGTAAGCATGGTACGCAACGAGGGTGGCGTATATCAATATAAATGGTGTGCTTGTGCTTGTGCTTGTTCAAAAAGTTGTCTTTAGATTGGATAGGTACAACTAACTTCAACCATTCCTATGTGCCTCTACATTATGCTCTTTCTTCCAGATTTATAAAACATCAATTTGTTGGTTTCTAGGTTTATGAGGTGTACAATTTGATCAGTCTTATTTATACAACTCAAGTCCTTTTTTCTAAAGATAAACTTAAGTCAAAAAACATGTATTTAGGGTTTCAACTATTAATAGCACATAGAAGAAAAGAATCAATAAATTAATACTAAGTCAAATTTCTTGAGTATCAGTCGATTTTGAAATTCTCATATGTCAACAAACAAGTTCTGTATCTACAATTGCACATAGGTGATAGGACACAACCAACACAGACAATTACAGAATGAAGACCAAGACCAATAACAAGGACTGTTTTGTTTGCTTGGGAATGGAGCTGACAACGGATTTTTTAATATAGATTGACACGCTGTATGGTGGCAAACGGTCTGCTTAAATCCTTTCCTGGAATGTAAGAAACAACACTTGGATCATAGTTCACTCCGAGTCAAAAAATGTTGGATGCCCATACCCTCTCTATAGCAATAACATTTACCCAACCAACTTAGTTCTTAATGTTCCTTATGATCATCGCCtagcatcagcattatcagctgCAGGAACTTTTTCAGGGTAACCGGATACATCCAAGTCAATAAGCGTCAGATCATATGGTATGGACCCAGAATTGGAGACGTCCAGAAGCAAGGATGATTTGAGTGCATCAGAGTTTGAAGTATCAGGCAATGAGACAGAATTTGAGGGAGTGCTACTAGTAGAAGATAAGCTTACCAGCTGTATGTCATCTACCTTATTGCCAATTATATGCTTATTTTTTCTCACATTATCCATCTCTGGGCCAATTGGAACAAATGTTCTTGACCTGTACTTCCTTGTTCCTTCTTCCCCTTCACTGTGGTTATAGAGAACATAATCATGATATGTTGGTGCGAACTGCCACAAAGTTGAGTAATATCAGATTATTAATTGGAAGAGAAAAACAAGGCCAAAATTTTCAACTCAAGGAACTATAAATGTGTTTCTAACAATTCTACAAAATATGGACAGAAGTCACAGAACATAGGAAGTGAGACTCACCTGGTGGACTGTATCGTGGTAAAAGTCATTCAACTTCACAGCATGCCCAAGGCTAGCAGAAAAACCACGTGATCCCCCTATATTAGCCCCAGCATATTCTTTGTACGGAAATGCATAAAAGTGGCCCACAGCAGCAATAAGCATCTCAACACAAATGATAAAATTTTGAAGTAGAGCAGCTTCATCAGCATCCTTGATGAATCCCGACTTTGCAGCAAGAAAGAATAGCACCCCCTAAGAAATGAACAACAAAAAGTCAGGTTACTTCAAACATCTAGTGTAAAAAGTAAATACAATAAAATAAGCAACAAGCTAACAATAAGCTAAAGGCTTCTTCAAACTTTTAAATTAGATCCCATCACATATGAAGGTTAACTTTCCTTTTATTATTTATTACTATGACTCTAAATAAGCTTagaattttaaataaaattagGAAAGTAAAAAATCTTGAAAATGTTGATGGCAATAGTTGAGATGATAAAATTCACATGATTCAAAGTGTGTCTATCATCTGTCTCGTACTTTGGCTAGTGTATTATGTATACGAAGAAACGATAAAAAAAAAAGGGACATTGAAAGATTCAGAGTGAGATGGCCAACTAATTGATACTAAATAGAAAGAACTACAATACAACAAATGGGAATGATAGAATCCAAATTTGAGGGAGCGAAGAGATTTGAAGACTTTATTATTGGTATATCGATCAGTCCATCACGGATTGAAATAGGAGCCCTTAATTTAGTCAAAAACCCTTCATGCTAGATTTTCCATATTGCTAATCTTGAGGAAAGGAAAGAGTTTTCTTCAATCACTAGCCTCAAAATCCATTCCCATTTTGAATCAACCCGTTAGATTAGAGACGGCTTTTCTGCTTAGCAGAACCCGATTCTCCGCTCATAACATCTGATTTGACTAATGTCAGTGGTTTTAACATTTGAACTATTCATAAGTGTAACAAAATGAGAAGCTTTAATGGCAGATAAGTTTGATAAAGAGGAAGGACGCCAACAATATGATTCAGGAAACAAGAGTCCAAAATCCAAAATCTAGATATAAAAACCTGAGAAAAACAAAATGAGGAATTACTATATTAGGACACTGAGTAAGAGACGCTACTTCAGCAAGCAGCCTTTAACTTAAGATACTTATACCGTTAATGTAAAACTTATTTTCTCAATGAATATCATCTTTCTCTTTGCCATCCAACACTTGAGCAAACTGATAGAAACTGGTATCAAGAATATATTTACTGAATAAGAATAGAGATTTATTGAATATTCTGAGAAAATATCTCAAACAGAGACAGAATACAAATGCACACAGGATTGCAAAATTGAAATGTCACACAGAACACATGTGATTCCTACCAAGGATTTCGAGAGCCTTGGGTCTCTCCCTTTCCAATTAACCACTCAAATATTTTCTGGATACCCTCTAACATGTGGTTTCTTTATTTTATGTTCACATCATCCCTAACTGCCTCATAACTGCTACTAACTATTGATTATTAAAAAACAGAAAttgtttataaaaataaataactgCCCAAATTATGTTCTCCCTCTCCTCTTCTACATATTCTTTATAAGAGGTCTAACACAAACATGTTTGTATGTTTTCCTATAAAACAATGCAAAGATAGCATCAATAGTGAATGTGGACACCCCATTTCCATGTCCACGGCGTCCTCATCCTTCATGTATGTAAAACTACTTAAGAGGCAGACTTGACAGATTTTTTAGTCAATGGAACTCGAAATAAACAGTCAAGCAGCTCCTCCACTGGATTAAAATTCAGTTTGCCAAGAACTTGATTTCTAACAATTTTTAAATCCTTAGGCATGCCATGAAAAAGAAAAACATGTGCATTTGATCTAACTTATCCAACACCTTTCAAGGGTCATTGTCAGTCATAATCATCTTCACTTGCTAGATGGCAGACAAAGCTTTGTTCAACTAGGAGATTTGAATCGTAACAGTGCATTTGAAGAGTTTCCTAATTATGGACAGCATCAGAGCTTGGACATCATTAGCATAAATATTCTTATCCTTTCTCCATTTTTCATAAGATTAATAAGAACAGTGGTGAACCAAAAGAAATGGATCAATACATTGCCAAAACAATGATACAAAGTGACGATCAACTTATTGCCACACATCCTTAGCCTGGGTGGTCAAATGATAAAAACTCACTGATCCAGAAATCAGGCTTTTATATCAGAGCACGGGTCCATAATAATTCATTTCCATTTAGCTTTTTAGAGGCAACAGAAAGAGATAGGGCCCTCTTTACTCTTATCTGACCATCCTATGAAAAAAGGGTCTGAGACATAAAGTTGCACATAATAGGGGAGTAGCATAATACTAAGAGACCCACCGCTCAAACCAGAGAGAAACATGAGACCCAAAACAGACTCAAGAGGCAGATAAGTGATGGGATGGCAGTAGATGGTGTTCACACTGACTTGACTTCTGAAAACTTCTACAAATGGAGAGGCATTCCTAAGTAACGATGGTATATTAACGGATGAAAAATCACTGGATGGAAGTTAACGGCAGAAAGAAAATAGACTGACAAATAACAATAGATGGGGTATGTGCTGGAATGAGGACAAAAGAACACAACTGAGACTTAGCCTTATCAGAGATAGGTAGAGATTCAGAACAGAGCCCAGCCTTGATGAGGCTGAACTATACAACAGAAGTGAAAATAAGAAGCAGGATCAAACCCACTTTGAGTGTTGAAATGAAAACACAGTCAGCTGAAAGATATTTTACatacaaaaattaaaaattaaaaaaaatttaaaaaatcaCAAGAAAAGTAAATAAGCTAAGTTCCTTACATACAATGATTTCTAGCACTACTTGGATAGTGGAATAATAATTCATATATTGCATTTATAACAGTTCCAAACAAGATACTGATCATCTTAAGATCAAATAAAACAcaagtaaaaataaataaaatcacAAGAAAAGTAAATAAGCTAACTCCAATTCCTAACATACAATGATTTCTAACACTACTTAGATAGTGGAAAAATAATTCATATATTTTATCTCCAACAACTCCAAACAAGTTATTGATCATCTTAAGATCAAATAAGGCATCCTTATAGAAGAGTAGTATTCATTTTACATGACATTAACATTAAGATTCTTTTCGATGTAAACATTAAGATCCTTTTCCTGTTCATCTAGCATCACATTACAACCAGTAACAAGATAGTGCCGTAAATATGAGAAAAGAATAGACCATAAAAATGAAAGATGTATAAAAATTACCTGCCAATAAGTCAAGAATACAACAGACTTTATGATAACAAACTTTGGGACAGGATTGAATGGCTGAAGCAGATCCTTGCATGCCACGTAAAACAGTGCAAGAGCATAGAGGGCCATTGTATACGAGAACGTATAGATGATTGTAAGATACAAGTATGACTGCTTTGGATTGAAAATTCCATCCTTGTATTTCCCCTTAGCATAGAGAATAAGTGTAACAACGACCAAAATGGGCTTCAAGATCACAAACTGCAAACACCCTTGCTTGCATTTACGTATGAAACGCCTACAATAGAAGTTGAAGAAATGAAAAATTAGAATTAGTTATGATATGACGATCATGTCAATATGCTACAAATCTGTATCACAATATGTTGCTTCTCTGGGATGTGTAGGTGATTTTCCAATAATCTATAAAAACAAATTTCCATATTGTGGGCCACATATGTCATTCTAACCTCTTATAGtttttttaaactaaaaaaaaaaagtaaTCCGAAAAACCTGTGGAAAAACACCAAAGGATCAAATGCAAACTCACCCATCCAACGGTATGGGAGGAAAGCAACAAGTCATCAGACAAACTGATGGTTTCATAACCCGGCCACTCAAACTTATAACAACTGATCCAGGACCACCAACCCATGCTAGACAAAGTGACAGGAAATTGTAAATGACCCAAGCTTCGTAGCTGAAACAGTAAACAAGAGAAAATGATTAACAAACTGAACTTGGCTAATCAATATATATCTCAGAATTCATAATTTTCAAATCTAGGACAAACAGTTAGCATGGTGAACTTAGATTTCAGAACTAAAAGTTGATTAGCAAAAAAAGATACAGAAGAGTAGAATCATATTAAATGGTAAATGAAAGGAGAAAACGCCTTTCCGTTCTTGTGATAGCGTCTTGCAACTCTAGCATAGCTTAACATCTATTCGCTAACAAGGTAAACATAAACATACCCATATTATAAAttttcagatatactccatgaAAAAACAATGAACTTGAAGGACTAAATGCACTCTATCTAGAGCATGGTACCAGACTTCAGTGTTCAACATATACACTTCAAGGGATTTCTCAACAGAAAGAGACGCCTAGAACCTTAAATCTTGGTGAAGTCATGTGTTTTATAAAATGACAACTATCGTTATATAATATATCACTGGTAATCATTTAATCACCTAAATCACAACCAACGTGTCAACCATGAAACAGGAACAAACAAAATATACTACTCTGAAAGAATTATTCAGTCTAAATATCCGCAACAAAAGTAAACTGATAAATACGGAAACACAGATAACTTACACTTCCCGGATTGAATTAAAATAGATTGAACTCCCCGGTAAAACAAGGGACATAAATGACATCAGAGCATAAACCTGCCAAAGAAAATTAAATTAATGCTTAGTATACCTATTTGAAATGAATTATACAAAGAAA encodes:
- the LOC127132510 gene encoding uncharacterized protein LOC127132510; its protein translation is MGVLAPVFFYVIAFLCTVGAVALAILHIYKHLLNYTEPTYQRYIVRIVFMVPVYALMSFMSLVLPGSSIYFNSIREVYEAWVIYNFLSLCLAWVGGPGSVVISLSGRVMKPSVCLMTCCFPPIPLDGRFIRKCKQGCLQFVILKPILVVVTLILYAKGKYKDGIFNPKQSYLYLTIIYTFSYTMALYALALFYVACKDLLQPFNPVPKFVIIKSVVFLTYWQGVLFFLAAKSGFIKDADEAALLQNFIICVEMLIAAVGHFYAFPYKEYAGANIGGSRGFSASLGHAVKLNDFYHDTVHQFAPTYHDYVLYNHSEGEEGTRKYRSRTFVPIGPEMDNVRKNKHIIGNKVDDIQLVSLSSTSSTPSNSVSLPDTSNSDALKSSLLLDVSNSGSIPYDLTLIDLDVSGYPEKVPAADNADARR